A genomic stretch from Thauera sp. GDN1 includes:
- a CDS encoding TIGR03862 family flavoprotein — MAAEVLAAAGLRVTVFDAMPSVGRKFLLAGRGGLNLTHSEAREAFLGRYGARRPQLAPMLAAFGPEGLREWAHGLGIETFVGSSSRVFPTEMKAAPLLRAWLARLRAAGVQFAVRHRWRGWASPPQSAGGHALLFDTPAGERIVHADAVVLALGGGSWAKLGSDGAWVPLLRAAGIEVAELLPANCGFDVGRRADDGQGARLPGWSAHFAERFRGQPLKSVLARFTAADGTVHERAGECLISATGIEGGLIYALSAPLRDTIVAQGTATLHLDLAPGRNLERLAAELARPRGSRSLASHLQSQAGIKGVKAGLLRECLAKADFADPARLAAGIKSLPLTLVATRPLDEAISSAGGVRFAAVDAHLMLRARPGVFIAGEMLDWEAPTGGYLLTACFASGLAAGRGALHWLGDAPLTPAAAGTGSP, encoded by the coding sequence ATGGCGGCGGAGGTGCTCGCCGCAGCCGGGCTGCGGGTCACCGTGTTCGACGCCATGCCTTCGGTCGGGCGCAAGTTCCTGCTCGCCGGCCGCGGCGGACTCAACCTGACCCACAGCGAGGCGCGCGAGGCCTTCCTCGGCCGCTACGGCGCCCGCCGCCCGCAACTCGCACCGATGCTCGCGGCCTTCGGGCCCGAGGGCCTGCGCGAGTGGGCGCACGGGCTCGGCATCGAGACCTTCGTCGGCAGCTCCAGCCGGGTCTTTCCCACCGAGATGAAGGCCGCGCCGCTGCTGCGCGCCTGGCTCGCGCGCCTGCGTGCGGCGGGGGTGCAGTTCGCCGTGCGCCATCGCTGGCGCGGCTGGGCGTCGCCGCCGCAGTCCGCAGGCGGCCACGCACTGCTGTTCGACACCCCCGCCGGCGAACGCATCGTGCATGCCGACGCGGTAGTGCTGGCGCTCGGCGGCGGCAGCTGGGCGAAGCTCGGCTCCGATGGGGCCTGGGTGCCGCTGCTGCGCGCGGCAGGCATCGAGGTCGCCGAGCTGTTGCCGGCGAACTGCGGCTTCGACGTCGGCCGCCGCGCGGACGATGGGCAGGGCGCGCGCCTCCCCGGCTGGAGCGCCCACTTCGCCGAGCGCTTCCGCGGCCAGCCGCTGAAGTCGGTCCTCGCCCGCTTCACCGCCGCCGACGGCACGGTGCACGAGCGCGCCGGCGAATGCCTGATCTCGGCCACCGGCATCGAAGGCGGCCTGATCTATGCACTTTCGGCGCCGCTGCGCGACACGATCGTGGCTCAGGGCACTGCCACCCTGCATCTCGACCTCGCCCCGGGGCGCAACCTGGAGCGCCTCGCCGCCGAACTCGCCCGTCCGCGCGGCAGCCGTTCGCTGGCCAGCCACCTGCAGAGCCAGGCCGGGATCAAGGGCGTCAAGGCCGGACTGCTGCGCGAATGCCTGGCGAAGGCCGACTTCGCCGACCCCGCCCGCCTCGCCGCCGGGATCAAGTCCCTGCCGCTGACCCTGGTCGCCACCCGGCCGCTGGACGAGGCGATCAGCAGCGCCGGCGGGGTGCGCTTCGCGGCGGTGGACGCGCACCTGATGCTGCGCGCGCGCCCGGGCGTATTCATCGCCGGCGAGATGCTCGACTGGGAAGCACCCACCGGCGGCTACCTGCTCACCGCCTGCTTCGCCAGCGGCCTTGCCGCCGGCCGCGGCGCGCTGCACTGGCTGGGCGATGCACCGCTCACACCTGCGGCGGCAGGTACAGGCTCTCCTTGA
- a CDS encoding winged helix-turn-helix transcriptional regulator has product MRELDRIDLKILDFLQKDGRLSMTELAQRIGLSATPCTERVRRLEREGVITGYHARVDPRALGRPLLVFVELKLAAKSNDTFERVKKELAFVPEVMECHLVSGDFDYLIKARISEMSDYRRLLGNILLKLPSATESRSYVVMEEVKESLYLPPQV; this is encoded by the coding sequence ATGCGCGAACTCGACCGTATCGACCTGAAGATCCTCGATTTCCTGCAGAAGGACGGGCGCCTGTCGATGACCGAGCTCGCCCAGCGCATCGGCCTGTCGGCGACGCCGTGTACCGAGCGCGTGCGCCGCCTGGAGCGCGAGGGGGTGATCACCGGCTATCACGCGCGGGTCGATCCGCGCGCGCTCGGCCGGCCGCTGCTGGTGTTCGTGGAGTTGAAGCTGGCTGCGAAGTCGAACGACACCTTCGAGCGCGTCAAGAAGGAGCTCGCCTTCGTGCCCGAGGTCATGGAATGCCACCTGGTGTCCGGCGACTTCGACTACCTGATCAAGGCGCGCATCTCCGAGATGAGCGACTACCGGCGCCTGCTCGGCAACATCCTGCTCAAGCTGCCGTCGGCGACCGAGTCGCGCAGCTACGTGGTGATGGAGGAGGTCAAGGAGAGCCTGTACCTGCCGCCGCAGGTGTGA
- a CDS encoding D-amino acid dehydrogenase, whose product MHVIVLGSGVIGTTTAWYLARRGAQVTVIDRQPGAALETSYANAGQVSPGYSTPWAAPGIPLKALKWLFQRHAPLAIRADGSLYQLRWMAQMLANCTSARYMVNKERMMRVSEYARDCLRALRAETGIGYEERSRGTLQLFRTQAQLDAAARDIAVLEECGVPYELLTGEALARAEPALARRPGTLAGGLRLPNDETGDCQLFTTRLAELARAAGVEFRFDVQVRELLRSGGHIGGVRIAGKTPAVADEVLTADRYVLAFGSYSRPMAASLGLDLPVYPVKGYSLTVPLVDADAAPVSTVLDETYKVAVTRFDDRIRVGGMAELAGFDLRLDPRRRETLEMVVGDLFPGGGDLERAEFWTGLRPMTPDSTPIIGATPYPELFLNTGHGTLGWTMSCGAGQLVADLVTGHPPAIRHDDLGLVRYARAATVSTRAPVRQQPLGTA is encoded by the coding sequence ATGCACGTGATCGTACTCGGCAGCGGCGTGATCGGCACCACCACGGCCTGGTATCTGGCCCGGCGCGGCGCGCAAGTGACCGTGATCGACCGCCAGCCCGGCGCGGCGCTGGAAACGAGCTACGCCAACGCCGGCCAGGTCTCCCCCGGCTACTCGACGCCCTGGGCCGCGCCCGGCATCCCGCTCAAGGCACTGAAGTGGCTGTTCCAGCGCCATGCGCCGCTCGCCATCCGCGCCGACGGCAGCCTGTACCAGCTGCGCTGGATGGCGCAGATGCTGGCCAACTGCACCAGCGCGCGCTACATGGTCAACAAGGAGCGCATGATGCGCGTCTCCGAGTACGCCCGCGACTGCCTGCGCGCACTGCGCGCCGAGACCGGCATCGGCTACGAGGAGCGCAGCCGCGGCACTCTGCAGCTGTTCCGCACCCAGGCCCAGCTCGACGCCGCCGCACGCGACATCGCGGTGCTGGAGGAATGCGGCGTACCCTACGAGCTTCTGACCGGCGAGGCGCTGGCACGCGCCGAACCGGCGCTCGCCCGCCGCCCCGGCACGCTCGCCGGCGGCCTGCGCCTGCCCAACGACGAGACCGGCGACTGCCAGCTGTTCACCACCCGCCTCGCCGAACTCGCCCGCGCCGCGGGCGTGGAGTTCCGCTTCGACGTCCAGGTGCGCGAGCTGCTGCGCAGCGGCGGCCACATCGGCGGCGTGCGCATCGCAGGCAAGACTCCCGCTGTGGCGGACGAGGTGCTGACGGCCGATCGTTACGTGCTCGCCTTCGGCAGCTACTCGCGCCCGATGGCGGCCAGCCTCGGACTGGACCTGCCGGTGTATCCGGTCAAGGGTTACTCGCTGACCGTGCCCCTGGTCGATGCCGATGCGGCACCGGTGTCCACCGTGCTCGACGAGACCTACAAGGTCGCGGTGACACGCTTCGACGACCGCATCCGCGTCGGCGGCATGGCCGAGCTGGCCGGCTTCGACCTGCGCCTCGACCCGCGCCGGCGCGAGACCCTGGAAATGGTGGTCGGCGACCTCTTCCCCGGCGGCGGCGACCTCGAACGCGCCGAGTTCTGGACCGGTCTGCGCCCGATGACGCCCGATTCCACCCCGATCATCGGCGCCACGCCCTACCCCGAGCTGTTCCTCAACACCGGCCACGGCACCCTGGGCTGGACCATGTCCTGCGGCGCCGGCCAGCTCGTCGCCGACCTGGTGACCGGCCACCCGCCGGCGATCCGCCACGACGATCTCGGCCTGGTGCGCTACGCGCGCGCGGCCACCGTGTCGACGCGGGCACCTGTCCGCCAGCAGCCGCTCGGCACGGCCTGA
- the alr gene encoding alanine racemase, producing MRPARALIDLAALRHNYRLARRLHGGRALAVVKANAYGHGAVRCAQALAGEADGFAVAFLEEALELRAAGLRQPILLLEGVFAAEELAEVARHGLWTVIHHEAQIEMLERTPLAAPIHVWLKINSGMNRAGFLPAAVEPVWQRLQASGKVADITLMTHFARADEPQVITTEEQVARFDAATAHLPGARSLSNSGAILGWPRAHRDWARPGILLYGADPMPEEKHVLQPVMTLESAVMAVREIGTGEALGYGGRFVAGRPTRVGLVAMGYADGYPRVVPDGTPVAVDGRPARIIGRVSMDMLTVDLSELPDAGIGSRVELWGRQVAVNRVAQAAGTIAYELLCNVKRVRFSYSD from the coding sequence ATGCGTCCCGCCCGTGCCCTGATCGACCTCGCCGCCCTGCGCCACAACTACCGTCTCGCCCGCCGGCTGCACGGCGGCCGCGCGCTGGCGGTGGTCAAGGCCAATGCCTACGGCCACGGTGCGGTGCGCTGCGCGCAGGCGCTCGCCGGGGAGGCCGACGGCTTCGCGGTGGCCTTCCTGGAGGAAGCGCTCGAGCTGCGCGCCGCCGGCCTGCGGCAGCCGATCCTGCTGCTCGAAGGCGTGTTCGCGGCCGAGGAGCTGGCCGAGGTCGCCCGCCACGGGCTATGGACCGTGATCCATCACGAGGCGCAGATCGAGATGCTCGAGCGTACCCCGCTCGCGGCACCGATCCACGTCTGGCTGAAGATCAACAGCGGCATGAACCGCGCCGGCTTCCTGCCTGCCGCGGTGGAGCCCGTCTGGCAGCGCCTGCAGGCGAGCGGCAAGGTCGCCGACATCACGCTGATGACCCACTTCGCGCGCGCCGACGAGCCGCAGGTGATCACCACCGAAGAACAGGTGGCGCGCTTCGACGCCGCCACCGCGCACCTGCCCGGTGCACGCAGTCTCTCCAACTCGGGCGCGATCCTCGGCTGGCCGCGGGCGCACCGCGACTGGGCGCGACCGGGCATCCTGCTCTACGGCGCCGATCCGATGCCGGAGGAGAAGCACGTGCTGCAGCCGGTGATGACGCTGGAGAGCGCGGTGATGGCGGTGCGCGAGATCGGCACCGGCGAGGCGCTGGGCTACGGCGGGCGCTTCGTCGCCGGGCGCCCGACCCGCGTCGGCCTGGTGGCGATGGGCTATGCCGACGGCTATCCGCGCGTGGTGCCGGACGGCACGCCGGTCGCTGTGGATGGACGGCCGGCGCGCATCATCGGCCGGGTGTCGATGGACATGCTGACGGTGGACCTCAGCGAGCTGCCGGACGCGGGCATCGGCAGCCGCGTCGAGCTGTGGGGGCGGCAGGTGGCGGTGAACCGGGTGGCGCAGGCCGCGGGCACGATCGCCTACGAACTGCTGTGCAACGTCAAGCGGGTGCGCTTCAGCTACAGCGACTGA
- the ccmI gene encoding c-type cytochrome biogenesis protein CcmI, with amino-acid sequence MTAFIIFAGLLLAGALLLILPPLLGVGARRRREAARQSTMALTVLREQLAELDAELASGQIDAASHAKSREELERRALEEGEAAAEAAEAADVRPSRGWAVGMVLTVPALAIAGYLMIGEPDALDPKNIEGQQGFTREQVEEMVGTLVQRLEQEPENAEGWTMLARTYMVLQDYPKAAAAYARLDKLTPNDPDVLSDWADATAAIHDSVVGEAEALAKRALEAAPTHPKALALAGTAAYQRDDFAAAAALWERILAQIPPGDQVAQGVRASINDARAKAGMPPLADGEGAAPVAASKALTVSGRLEVDAALGPKVAAEDAVFVFVRGEAGGPPLAALRFKGSELPLDFSFSGATMMMGDAPVPERVVIAARVAKGGDASARAGDLEGASVPVAADASGVKLVIDRVRD; translated from the coding sequence GTGACCGCGTTCATCATTTTTGCCGGCCTGCTGCTGGCCGGTGCCCTGCTATTGATCCTGCCGCCGTTGCTCGGCGTGGGCGCCCGCCGCCGGCGCGAGGCGGCACGGCAGAGCACGATGGCGCTGACCGTGCTGCGCGAGCAGCTCGCCGAACTCGACGCCGAACTCGCCTCCGGGCAGATCGACGCCGCGAGCCACGCCAAGAGCCGCGAGGAGCTGGAACGGCGCGCGCTCGAGGAGGGCGAGGCCGCCGCCGAGGCCGCCGAAGCGGCCGACGTGCGCCCCAGCCGCGGATGGGCGGTCGGCATGGTGCTGACCGTGCCGGCGCTGGCCATCGCCGGCTACCTGATGATCGGCGAGCCGGATGCGCTCGACCCGAAGAACATCGAGGGCCAGCAGGGCTTCACCCGCGAGCAGGTCGAGGAGATGGTCGGCACCCTGGTCCAGCGCCTGGAGCAGGAGCCCGAAAACGCCGAGGGCTGGACCATGCTCGCGCGCACCTACATGGTGCTGCAGGACTACCCCAAGGCTGCCGCCGCCTACGCGCGCCTCGACAAGCTGACGCCGAACGACCCGGACGTGCTCTCCGACTGGGCCGATGCGACCGCCGCGATCCACGACTCGGTGGTCGGCGAGGCCGAGGCGCTGGCCAAGCGCGCGCTCGAAGCCGCCCCCACCCATCCCAAGGCGCTCGCGCTGGCGGGGACCGCGGCCTACCAGCGCGACGACTTCGCCGCCGCCGCCGCGCTGTGGGAGCGCATCCTCGCCCAGATCCCGCCTGGCGACCAGGTCGCGCAAGGCGTGCGCGCCAGCATCAACGACGCGCGCGCGAAGGCCGGCATGCCGCCGCTCGCCGACGGCGAGGGCGCTGCGCCGGTGGCGGCCTCCAAGGCGCTGACCGTGTCCGGCCGGCTCGAAGTCGATGCCGCCCTCGGCCCCAAGGTCGCGGCGGAAGATGCGGTGTTCGTGTTCGTGCGCGGCGAGGCCGGCGGCCCGCCGCTGGCGGCGCTGCGCTTCAAGGGCAGCGAGCTGCCGCTGGACTTCAGCTTCAGCGGCGCGACGATGATGATGGGTGACGCGCCGGTGCCGGAGCGCGTGGTGATCGCCGCCCGCGTCGCCAAGGGTGGGGACGCCAGCGCACGTGCGGGTGACCTCGAAGGCGCGAGTGTGCCGGTGGCCGCCGACGCCAGCGGGGTGAAACTGGTCATCGACCGCGTCCGCGACTGA
- a CDS encoding cytochrome c-type biogenesis protein, with the protein MLRRAALTGAVAASVALGGPAWADTAPAADPALAPTVAANPALEADTMELAHKLRCLVCQNQSIAESNAPLAVDLRNQVREQLAAGKTKDDVIDYLVDRYGDFVLYEPPFKAVTVLLWLGPVALLVGGAAWLAFRLRRRREEAAAEQGLSAADRARARALLEGGAAGAAQSESPESRS; encoded by the coding sequence ATGCTGCGCCGTGCGGCGCTCACGGGCGCCGTGGCGGCGAGTGTCGCCCTCGGCGGTCCGGCCTGGGCGGACACCGCGCCCGCTGCCGATCCCGCGCTCGCCCCCACCGTCGCCGCCAACCCCGCGCTCGAGGCCGACACCATGGAGCTGGCGCACAAGCTGCGCTGCCTGGTGTGCCAGAACCAGTCGATCGCCGAATCCAACGCCCCGCTGGCGGTTGATCTGCGCAACCAGGTGCGCGAGCAGCTGGCCGCGGGCAAGACCAAGGACGACGTGATCGACTACCTGGTCGATCGCTACGGCGATTTCGTCCTCTACGAGCCGCCGTTCAAGGCCGTCACCGTGCTGCTGTGGCTGGGCCCGGTCGCCCTGCTGGTGGGCGGCGCAGCCTGGCTCGCCTTCCGCCTGCGCCGCCGGCGCGAGGAAGCGGCTGCGGAGCAGGGCCTGTCGGCAGCCGACCGCGCCCGTGCCCGTGCCCTGCTCGAAGGTGGCGCCGCGGGCGCTGCCCAATCTGAATCTCCGGAGTCTCGTTCGTGA
- a CDS encoding DsbE family thiol:disulfide interchange protein, whose product MKAKFLVPLLLFFGLAGFLAFGLTLNPREVPSPLIDKPAPDFSLARLDQPEQSFALKEMQGQVWMLNVWASWCVACRQEHPLLVQMAKQKIVPVVGLNYKEVRGDGAINARGMALEAETAMAIERARRWLTDHGDPYVLSVLDIDGRVGIDFGVYGVPETFLIDRDGRIRYKHIGPITPEALKDVLIPKIEELRRAG is encoded by the coding sequence ATGAAAGCAAAGTTTCTCGTTCCCCTGCTGCTGTTCTTCGGCCTGGCGGGTTTCCTCGCCTTCGGCCTGACCCTCAATCCGCGCGAGGTGCCCTCGCCGCTGATCGACAAGCCGGCGCCGGACTTCAGCCTGGCCCGCCTCGACCAGCCCGAGCAGAGCTTCGCGCTGAAAGAGATGCAGGGCCAGGTGTGGATGCTCAACGTGTGGGCCTCGTGGTGCGTGGCCTGCCGCCAGGAGCATCCGCTGCTGGTGCAGATGGCCAAGCAGAAGATCGTTCCGGTGGTGGGCCTCAACTACAAGGAAGTGCGCGGTGACGGCGCGATCAACGCCCGTGGCATGGCGCTCGAGGCCGAGACCGCGATGGCGATCGAGCGCGCGCGCCGCTGGCTCACCGACCATGGCGACCCCTACGTGCTGTCGGTGCTCGACATCGACGGCCGGGTCGGCATCGACTTCGGCGTGTATGGCGTGCCCGAGACCTTCCTGATCGACCGCGACGGCCGCATCCGCTACAAGCACATCGGCCCGATCACGCCCGAGGCGCTGAAGGACGTGCTGATTCCCAAGATCGAGGAGCTGCGCCGTGCCGGTTGA
- a CDS encoding heme lyase CcmF/NrfE family subunit: MIPELGHFSLILALVLSLVQAVVPLVGAQRNSMALMAVGRPAAQGQFFFIVFSYVCLTWAFVTSDFSVQLAATNSHSATPIMYKITGVWGNHEGSLLLWAMSLSLWTVAVTVFSRHLPDAFLARVLGVLGLVSAGFISFTLVTSNPFERLLPAVGDGRDLNPLLQDPGMIIHPPLLYMGYVGFSVAFAFAIAALMSGRLDAAWARWSRPWTTIAWVFLTAGIAVGSGWAYYELGWGGWWFWDPVENASFMPWLLGTALMHSLAVTEKRGAFRSWTVLLAIGAFSLSLLGTFLVRSGVITSVHAFATDPKRGLYILALLVIVIGASLLLYAMRANKLMGGGSFALVSRETSLLANNVLLTVASASVLLGTLYPLFLDALNLGKISVGPPYFQAVFVPLMTPVVVLMMFGPFLRWKDDDLVAAVRKVAPAFIASVLIGFGAAWAVDHVTWRTVLGLTLAAWVVLASIQLLAGRLKERAGASAGSRLRSITASWWGMWLAHLGIGVFIIGVTLVGSLDQSLDVKMKEGQRAELAGYSFVFHGAVDADGPNYDAARGNIELSRDGRVLGTLTPEKRIYRAQGMPMTEASLDIGVFRDVYVSLGEQLEDGAWIVSLYYKPFISWIWMGCVLMGLGGICAAADRRYRRLAAREAAGAGQRVAASA, encoded by the coding sequence ATGATCCCCGAACTCGGACATTTCTCCCTCATCCTCGCCCTCGTCCTGTCGCTGGTGCAGGCGGTTGTGCCCCTGGTGGGCGCACAGCGCAACAGCATGGCGCTGATGGCGGTCGGCCGCCCGGCGGCGCAGGGGCAGTTCTTCTTCATCGTCTTCAGCTACGTGTGCCTGACCTGGGCCTTCGTCACCAGCGACTTCTCGGTCCAGCTCGCCGCCACCAACTCGCACAGCGCGACGCCGATCATGTACAAGATCACCGGCGTGTGGGGCAACCACGAGGGTTCGCTGCTGCTGTGGGCGATGTCGCTGTCGCTGTGGACGGTGGCGGTGACGGTGTTCTCGCGCCACCTGCCGGATGCATTCCTCGCCCGCGTGCTCGGCGTGCTCGGTCTGGTCAGCGCCGGCTTCATCTCGTTCACGCTGGTCACCTCCAACCCCTTCGAGCGCCTGCTGCCGGCGGTCGGCGACGGCCGCGACCTCAACCCGCTGCTGCAGGACCCGGGGATGATCATCCATCCGCCGCTGCTGTACATGGGCTACGTCGGCTTCTCGGTGGCGTTCGCGTTCGCGATCGCGGCGCTGATGTCGGGCCGGCTGGACGCGGCCTGGGCGCGCTGGTCGCGGCCGTGGACCACGATCGCCTGGGTGTTCCTGACCGCCGGCATCGCGGTGGGCTCGGGCTGGGCCTACTACGAGCTCGGCTGGGGCGGCTGGTGGTTCTGGGATCCGGTGGAGAACGCCTCCTTCATGCCCTGGCTGCTCGGCACCGCGCTGATGCACTCGCTGGCGGTCACCGAGAAGCGCGGCGCCTTCCGCAGCTGGACCGTGCTGCTGGCGATCGGCGCCTTCTCGCTGTCGCTGCTCGGCACCTTCCTCGTGCGCTCGGGCGTCATCACCAGCGTGCACGCCTTCGCCACCGACCCCAAGCGCGGCCTCTACATCCTCGCCCTGCTGGTGATCGTGATCGGCGCCTCGCTGCTGCTGTACGCGATGCGTGCCAACAAGCTGATGGGCGGCGGCAGCTTCGCGCTGGTGTCGCGCGAGACCTCGCTGCTGGCCAACAACGTGCTGCTGACCGTGGCCTCGGCCTCGGTCCTGCTCGGCACGCTCTATCCGCTGTTCCTCGACGCGCTCAACCTCGGCAAGATCTCGGTCGGCCCGCCGTACTTCCAGGCGGTGTTCGTGCCGCTGATGACGCCGGTGGTGGTGCTGATGATGTTCGGCCCCTTCCTGCGCTGGAAGGACGACGACCTCGTCGCTGCCGTGCGCAAGGTGGCGCCGGCCTTCATCGCCAGCGTGCTGATCGGTTTCGGTGCGGCGTGGGCGGTGGACCACGTCACCTGGCGCACGGTGCTGGGGCTGACCCTGGCCGCCTGGGTGGTGCTGGCCAGCATCCAGCTGCTGGCGGGCCGGCTGAAGGAACGCGCCGGCGCCTCGGCGGGCTCACGCCTGCGCTCGATCACCGCGTCGTGGTGGGGCATGTGGCTCGCCCATCTCGGCATCGGCGTGTTCATCATCGGCGTCACCCTGGTCGGCAGCCTGGACCAGAGTCTGGACGTCAAGATGAAGGAGGGGCAGCGCGCCGAACTCGCCGGCTACAGCTTCGTGTTCCACGGCGCGGTCGATGCCGATGGCCCGAACTACGACGCCGCGCGCGGCAACATCGAACTGAGCCGCGACGGCCGGGTCCTCGGCACCCTGACCCCTGAGAAGCGAATCTATCGCGCCCAGGGCATGCCGATGACCGAGGCCTCGCTCGACATCGGCGTGTTCCGCGACGTCTATGTCTCGCTCGGCGAGCAGCTCGAGGACGGCGCCTGGATCGTCAGCCTGTACTACAAGCCCTTCATCAGCTGGATCTGGATGGGGTGCGTCCTGATGGGTCTGGGTGGCATCTGCGCCGCCGCCGACCGTCGTTACCGCCGACTTGCCGCCCGCGAGGCGGCGGGTGCCGGCCAGCGCGTGGCGGCCTCGGCCTGA
- the ccmE gene encoding cytochrome c maturation protein CcmE → MKARSKRLMLVGGGVVLLFAAVALVLSAFQQNLVFFHTPSEVAEGKAPTGKTFRVGGMVEEGSIKREADGVTVRFAITDTAKIIPVTYKGTLPDLFKEGKGAVVQGKLEGGVFQATEVLAKHDENYMPPEAAHAVEQAQKAATTLSQ, encoded by the coding sequence ATGAAAGCCCGTAGCAAGCGTCTGATGCTGGTCGGTGGCGGGGTCGTCCTGCTGTTCGCCGCGGTGGCACTGGTGTTGAGCGCCTTCCAGCAGAACCTGGTGTTCTTCCATACGCCCTCCGAGGTCGCCGAGGGCAAGGCCCCCACCGGCAAGACCTTCCGCGTCGGCGGCATGGTGGAGGAGGGCTCGATCAAGCGCGAGGCCGACGGCGTCACCGTGCGCTTCGCGATCACCGACACCGCGAAGATCATCCCGGTCACCTACAAGGGCACGCTCCCCGACCTGTTCAAGGAAGGCAAGGGCGCGGTGGTGCAGGGCAAGCTGGAGGGTGGCGTGTTCCAGGCCACCGAGGTGCTCGCCAAGCACGACGAGAACTACATGCCGCCCGAGGCCGCCCACGCCGTCGAGCAGGCGCAGAAAGCCGCCACCACGCTGAGCCAGTGA